The region CCACCTGCCGCCCGGCCGGGGAATTGGCGGATGATGCACCTCGCCCCGGCGAGTTGCTGGCGCAGGCGGTGGCCGACCTGCTCGCGGCCGAAGCGGACGCCGCCTGTCATTTGAACCCCGTGGTGTGCCTGGCCAGTTGCGAGCGGGCCTGCACCGCCGTGCTCTCGCAAGCCGGCAAATGGTCCTACATCGTCGGCGAGCTTACCGCCGATCACGCCGCCGACCTGATCGCCTATGCCCGCGCCTATGGCGCCTCGGGTGCCGGCATCGTGCTGCGCTCAGGGAGGCCGGCCTCGCTCCACCACAACATCATCGCCCGTGTCCCGGCACTGGCCCCCGTCTTCAAGGATGCCGCGCAATGAACCTGACCTCACCCAAGATTCCCGTCACCGTCGTCACCGGCTTCCTGGGTGCCGGCAAGACCACCCTGGTGCGCCATGTGCTGGAGAATGCGCAAGGCCGGCGCATCGCGGTCATCGTCAATGAATTCGGCGAGGTCGGCGTCGACGGCGACCTGCTGCGCGGCTGCGGCATCGATGTCTGCCCTGAGGAGAACATCGTGGAACTCGCCAACGGCTGCCTGTGCTGCACCGTGGCCGATGATTTCGTGCCCACGATGGAAGCCTTGCTGAACCGGGAAAACCCGCCGCAGCACATCCTGATCGAAACCTCCGGCCTGGCCCTGCCGAAACCGCTTCTGAAAGCCTTCGACTGGCCGGCGATCCGCTCGCGCGTCACCGTCGACGGGGTGATCGCGGTGGTGGACGGCCCGGCGGTGGCCGACGGCCGCTTTGCCGACGATCCCGCTGCCCTGGCCGCCCAGGCGGCGGCGGACCCCTCCCTCGACCACGACAACCCGCTGGCCGAGGTGTTCGAGGACCAGGTGAATGCCGCCGACCTGATCCTGGTGAACAAGGCCGACCTGCTCTCGGCCGAGGTGATCAGCGAGCTGAAGATCCGCATCGGCGAGGCCGGCACGCGGCGGCCGCGCATGGTCAGCACCCAGGAATGCCGGGTCGATCTCAACGTCCTGCTGGGCCTGGATGCCAAGGCGGAGAACGACCTGGCCAGCCGCCCGTCGCACCACGACGCGGAAGACGGCGCGCACGAGCATGACGATTTCGAAAGCTTCGTGGTCGATCTCGCCCCCGCCGCCGATGCCGACGGTTTCGTCGCCCGTCTGGCCGCCACGGCCGAACGTTTCGGCGTGCTGCGCATGAAGGGCTTCGCCGCCGTGGCGGGCAAGCCGCTGCGCCTGCTGGTCCAGGGCGTGGGCAACCGCTTCCGCCACCAGTTCGAGCGGGCCTGGAACCCGGAGGAGGCGCGCATCAGCCGCATCGTGGTGATCGGCGAGCGCGGCCTGGACCGGGCCGGCATCGAAGCAGCGCTGAAGGCCTGACATGCACATCCTGGTTCGCGAGACCCATGGCCTGGACGAGGCGGATGCCGCCGTCGACCTCGACCATGCGCCCGCGGACCTGCTGTTCCTGTCCTTCACCGACAGCGACCTTGCCGCCTTCGTCGGCACGCCGGTGCAGACCGCGAGTCTCGCCCGCCTGCGCCATCCCCTGTCGGTCGACCTCTACCTGGAGAAGACCGCCGCCCACGCCCGGGCCATCGTCGTGCGCCTGCTGGGCGGGCTGGACTATTGGCGTTACGGGGCGGAGGAACTGGCCGGGCTGGCGCGCAAGCGGGGTGTGGCACTGGTACTGATCCCCGGCGACGGGCGGCCGGACGAGCGGCTGGCGGCGCTCTCAACTGCGCCGGCCGAGATCGTCGACAAGCTGGATGGCTGCTTCCGCCATGGCGGCGCGGCGAACATGCGCCTGGCGGTGGAACTCATGGCATATCTCGGCGGCCGGGGAGAGATGCCGGCCGGCGAGCCGGCGCCGCTGCCGCTGTGTGGCGAACTCCCCCTCCCACCCGTCATCCCGGCGAAGGCCGGGATCCATTCTGGGGCAGCACGCGATGTCGCAATGGATTCCGGCCTTCGCCGGAATGACGGGTGGGTGGCGATCGTCTTTTATCGGGCGCATTTGCTGGCCGACGACATCGCGCCGATTCACGCCCTGGCGGCGGCGTTGCGGGCGCGGGGCTTGGGCGTTCGGGCTTATTATGTCGCCAGCTTGAAGGACGCGACCTGTACCGCGTTCATCGCCGGGCACCTGCGCGACACCCGGCCGGCGGTGATCGTCAACGCCACGGCCTTTTCCGCCCGGCTGGACAATCAGGCCTCGCCGCTCGATGCTGCCGGGGTGCCGGTGCTGCAGGTGACGCTGGCGGGCAGCACCAAGCCGGCCTGGGCGGCTTCCGCCCGGGGGCTCGCCCAAAGCGACCTGGCCATGCAGGTGGTGCTGCCGGAACTGGACGGGCGCCTGCTGGCCGGAAGCATTTCCTTCAAGGAAGAGGCCGGCGCCCGCACGATCCATGCACCGGATGCCGATGGGATCGCCCTGGTGGCCGACCGCGCCGTTGGCTGGGCCAGGCTTGGGCGCAGGGCGCGGGAAGAGCGGCGCCTGGCCCTGGTCCTGTCCGATTACCCCGGGGCCGCCGGGCAGGTCGCCCATGCGGTGGGCCTGGACGCCATCGCCTCCACCGCGTCGATCCTGCGCCTGTTGCACGAGGCCGGTTACGATACCCATGAGGCGGAACTGGTCGAGCCGCTGACCCAGGACCCGCCGCAAGCGATCTTGAACCTCGATGACTATCGCCGCCTGTTTGCGATGTTACCCCAAACAGCACAGGCGCGTGTGCTGGCCGCCTGGGGCGAGCCCACCGAGGCGGAACTCACCTGCCGTTTTGCCCGCTTGGGGAACGTGATCGTCGCGATCCAGCCCGATCGCGGGCGCAGTGCGCAGCGCAAGGCGACGTTCCATGATCCCGACCTGCCGCCGCGCCATGCCTATGTCGCGTTTTACCTGTGGCTGCGGCTGGTGGAACGGATCGATGCCATGATCCATTTAGGGACCCATGGCACCCTGGAATGGCTGCCCGGCAAGGCGGTGGCGCTGTCGCCCGCCTGCTACCCGGCCGCCTTGGTCGGCGGCCTGCCGGTGATCTATCCCTTCATCGTCAACAACCCAGGCGAGGCCGCGGCCGCCAAGCGCCGCCTGGGCGCCGTCACCATCGGCCACCTGACCCCGCCCCTGCGTGCCGCGGGCAGCCATGGCGCGGTGACCGAACTCGACCGCCTGGTCGACGAATTCGCCGCCGCCGACGGCCTGGACCGCCGGCGCACCGCGATCTTGAAGCGCGAAATCCTCGACCGCGCCGGTGCCACCGGCCTGCTGGAGGAAAGCGGCGTCACACGTGAGATGGACGAGGATACGGCGCTGGCCCGCCTCGATGCCTATCTGTGCGATGTCAAGGATCTCCAGATCCGCGAGGGCCTGCACATCTTCGGCCAGGCGCCGACGCCCGAACGACGGGAATCGTTGCTGGATGCCCTGATCCGCTCCTGCCCAGGCAGTGACCGCGAGGCCCTGGGGGCAGACCTGGACCGCTCGGCACCGGGCGAGGCGGCGGCCCTGCTGGCCGCGCTGGACGGCCGTTTCATTGCCCCCGGCCCGGCCGGCGCGCCGACCAGGGGCCGGGCCGACGTGCTGCCGACGGGCCGCAACCTCTATGCCATCGATCCGCGCGCCGTGCCCAGCCGGTCGGCCCTGGTGCTGGCACAGAAGGCGGCCGAGGACCTGTTGCGCCGGCACCTGCAGGATCACGGCGATTGGCCCCGGTCGCTGGTCCTGGACCTGTGGGGCAGCGCCACCATGCGCACCGGCGGCGAGGAACTGGCCCTGGCCCTGGTGCTGATGGGCGCGCGGCCGGTCTGGGACCACGGCTCCGCCCGGGTGACCGGCATCGAAATCCTGACCATCGCCGAGATCGACCGGCCGCGCGTCGATGTTACCTTGCGCATTTCAGGCCTGTTCCGCGATGCCTTCGAGGCGCAGATCACCCTGTTCGACCAGGCGGTGCAAGCCATCGCAAGGCGCGACGAGACGGCCGAGTGGAACCCGCTGGCGGCCCTGACCCGCGATCTAGACGGCGATGATTTCCGCCGCGCCACCACCCGCATCTATGGCGCCGCCCCCGGCGCCTATGGCAGCGGCGTCACCCAACGGGTCGAGCACGGCGACTGGCAGACCCGCGCGGACCTCGGCCGTGACTATCTCGCCGCCTCCACCGCCGCCTTCGGCCGCGACCTGGACGGCACGGCGGATGCGGCCGGTTTCGCCCAGCGGGTGGCGGGGGCGGATGGTTTCGTCCATGTCCACGACAATCCCGAGATCGATATTTTCGAAAGCCTGGATGTTGCCGTCCATGCCGGCGGCTTTGCCGCCGCGGCGGCCAGCCTGGGCAATGTGCCGGCGCTCTACCATGCCGACACCACCGCGCCGGACACCCCCAAGACCCGCGGCGTAATCGAGGAAGTCACCCGGATCGTGCGCGGGCGGGCGGCGAACCCGGCCTGGATCGTGGGCATGATGGCGCACGGCTATCGCGGGGCGGCGGAAATCGCCCGCACGGTGGAGCCCTTGTTCGCCTTCGCCGCCACCCTGCCCGACCGGCTGGACCGGCAGTTCGACCTGCTGTTCGACGCCACCATCGGCGACGAGCGGGTGGACGGCTTCCTGAACAGCGCCAATCCCGACGCCCGCCGCGCCATGGAGCAGCGCTTTGCCGAGGCCGTGCGCCGCGGCCTGTGGCAGCCCCGGCGCAACGCGGTCGCCGCCAGGCTGGGGGGTGCGGCATGACCGCGACCCTGGTCAAGGGCTGGTGCCCGAGCTTAGGGACCCCGATGGAATCGGGCGACGGCTGGATCGTGCGCGTGAAACCGCCGGGCTCGCGCCTGAGCGCCGGTGATGTCCGGGCGCTGGCGGGGGCCGCGGCGGGCAATGGCCTGGTCGACCTGACTGGGCGCTCGAACATCCAGTTCCGCGGCTTCCGCCGCGAGGCCATCGCCGATTTCGCGTCGCTGGTGGTGGCGCGGGGACTGGGCGTCGCGGCGGTGGCCGTCGAGCAGATCCGCAGCGTGATGGTCGCCCCGCTGGCCGGCGAACGGGCGCTGTCGGTTGCAAAAGCGATCGAGGCGGGCCTGGCGGCCGATCCGGTGTTCCAGGCGTTGCCGCCTAAGTTCGGCTTCGCCGTCACCGGCGACGGTGGCTTGCCGATTGCCCTGGATACGGCGGACGTCACCGTCGACCTCGACTCCAACACAATCGTCATCCCGGCGAAGGCCGGGATCCATTCCGGGGCAGCGCGCGACGTCACAATGGATCCCGGCCTTCGCCGGGATGACGGTAGTGAAGTAGCCCTGCGCCTCGCGCGCGCCTTTCTCCGCGAGGCGCCCCCGGCACGGCGCATGCGCCAGGTGGACGCAAACCGCGTTTTCGCCTTTGCCGGCCTAGAACCGGCACCCAACGACACCAAGCGGGCGATCCCAGCCATCGGTGCCCTGCCGGACCATGGCGCGGTGGTCGTCGGCTTGCCGTTCGGCCAGATCACCGTGCGCGACCTGGCCCGGCTGGCGGATCTGGCGGGCGACAGCATGCTGCACCTGTGCCCCTGGCGGGCGATCGCGATCCGGGGCGATGTCCCGGCCCTGATCGAGGGGGCACGGCGGCTGGGCCTGGTCACCGATGCCGCCGACCCGCGCCTGCGCATCGTCGCTTGTACCGGCAAGCCGGGCTGCCCCAATGGCAGCGTGCCGACCAGGGCCGATGCCGCCTGGGCCGCCCATATGGACCTGGTGCCCGCGGGCGCCACGCTGCACCTGTCGGGCTGCCCCAAGGGCTGTGCCCACCCGAACCCCGCCACAGCGGTGCTGACCGGGCGCGGCGGGCTCTATGACCTGATCCTGGGCGGGCGGGCCGATGGCGCCCCGCTCGCCACCGGCCTTTCCATGGAAGAGGCCGGGGACTTGCTGACATCGCTTCTTGAAAGCCGCGTTTTATGACCACCCGCTATGACTATATCCACGACGGCCCTGCCATCTATGCCGAGTCCTTTGCCACCATCCGGCGCGAGGCGCGGTTGGATGGTTTCACCCCGGCGCAGGAGAAGGTGGTGGTGCGGATGATCCACGCCTGCGGCATGGTGGAGATCGCGCCCGACGTGGTCTTCTCGGCCGATTTCACCGACAGCGCCAAGGCGGCGCTGCAGGCCGGCGCGCCCATCCTGTGCGATGCCAAGATGGTGGCCAACGGCATCACCAAGGCGCGGCTGCCGGCCAGGAACGAGATCATCTGCCTGCTGGACGACCCGCGCGTACCCGCCCTGGCTGCGCAAATCGGCAATACCCGCTCGGCTGCGGCGCTCGACCTGTGGGGCGAGCGGATGGGCGGCGCGGTGGTCGCCATCGGCAATGCCCCCACCGCCCTGTTCCGCCTGCTGGAACTGGTCGACGCCGGGGCGCCAAGGCCGGCGGCGGTGATCGGCCTGCCGGTGGGCTTCGTCGGGGCGGCTGAATCCAAGGAAGCCTTGGCAAGGCATGGGCAGTTGCCCTATGTCACCCTGCCCGGCCGGCGCGGCGGCAGCGCCATGACGGTGGCCGCCGTGAACGCCCTGGGCAGCGAGGCGGAATGATGGGCGGCACTCTCTATGGCGTGGGCATCGGCCCGGGCGACCCGGAATTGATGACCCTGAAGGCGGCGCGGATCATTGGCGCCGCCCCGGTCATCGCCTTCTTCTGCAAGGCGGGGCGGCCCGGCCATGCCCGCCAGATCGCCGACGGCCACCTGAACCCGGCGGCGGAGCTGCTGCGCCTGGAATATCCCTTCACCACCGAACTGTCGCTGGAAGACCCGCGCTATCTGGCCGAAATCGGCCTGTTCTATGACGCGGCGGCGATCCAGGTGGGCGAGCGGCTTATCGCCGGCCAGGACGTGGCAGTGATCTGCGAGGGCGATCCGTTCTTCTACGGCTCGTTCATGTACCTGTTCGACCGCCTGCGCCAGGCCCACAAGACCGAGGTAATCCCCGGCATTACCGGCATGGGCGGCTGCTGGACCAGGGCGCACGCCCCCATCACCCATGGCGACGACGTGCTGACCGTGCTGCCCGGCACCCTGTCGGCCGAGGCGATGGCGGCACGCCTCGCCGGGGCGGATGCCGCCGTGATCATGAAGGTGGGCCGCAACCTGCCCAAGATCCGGGCGGCCCTCGCCACTGCCGGCCTGGCCGAGCGGGCGATCTATGTCGAGCGCGGCACCATGGCTGAAGAGCGCATCATGGCGCTGAGCGAGATGACCGAGGCGGTGGCGCCCTATTTCGCCCTGGTCCTGGTGCCAGGCCGGCAGCGGGCGCGATGACGGGCAAGCTGTGGATATTGGGCCTGGGGCCGGGCAGCGAGACCCAGGTGACGCCAGAAGTTTCGGCGGCACTGGCCCTGGCAACCGATATCCTGGGCTATTTTCCCTATGTCGCGCGGGTGCCCGAGCGCGAGGGCCTGCGCCGGCACG is a window of Oleomonas cavernae DNA encoding:
- a CDS encoding DUF1636 family protein — translated: MSDLPTLHICTTCRPAGELADDAPRPGELLAQAVADLLAAEADAACHLNPVVCLASCERACTAVLSQAGKWSYIVGELTADHAADLIAYARAYGASGAGIVLRSGRPASLHHNIIARVPALAPVFKDAAQ
- the cobW gene encoding cobalamin biosynthesis protein CobW; this translates as MNLTSPKIPVTVVTGFLGAGKTTLVRHVLENAQGRRIAVIVNEFGEVGVDGDLLRGCGIDVCPEENIVELANGCLCCTVADDFVPTMEALLNRENPPQHILIETSGLALPKPLLKAFDWPAIRSRVTVDGVIAVVDGPAVADGRFADDPAALAAQAAADPSLDHDNPLAEVFEDQVNAADLILVNKADLLSAEVISELKIRIGEAGTRRPRMVSTQECRVDLNVLLGLDAKAENDLASRPSHHDAEDGAHEHDDFESFVVDLAPAADADGFVARLAATAERFGVLRMKGFAAVAGKPLRLLVQGVGNRFRHQFERAWNPEEARISRIVVIGERGLDRAGIEAALKA
- the cobN gene encoding cobaltochelatase subunit CobN, with the translated sequence MHILVRETHGLDEADAAVDLDHAPADLLFLSFTDSDLAAFVGTPVQTASLARLRHPLSVDLYLEKTAAHARAIVVRLLGGLDYWRYGAEELAGLARKRGVALVLIPGDGRPDERLAALSTAPAEIVDKLDGCFRHGGAANMRLAVELMAYLGGRGEMPAGEPAPLPLCGELPLPPVIPAKAGIHSGAARDVAMDSGLRRNDGWVAIVFYRAHLLADDIAPIHALAAALRARGLGVRAYYVASLKDATCTAFIAGHLRDTRPAVIVNATAFSARLDNQASPLDAAGVPVLQVTLAGSTKPAWAASARGLAQSDLAMQVVLPELDGRLLAGSISFKEEAGARTIHAPDADGIALVADRAVGWARLGRRAREERRLALVLSDYPGAAGQVAHAVGLDAIASTASILRLLHEAGYDTHEAELVEPLTQDPPQAILNLDDYRRLFAMLPQTAQARVLAAWGEPTEAELTCRFARLGNVIVAIQPDRGRSAQRKATFHDPDLPPRHAYVAFYLWLRLVERIDAMIHLGTHGTLEWLPGKAVALSPACYPAALVGGLPVIYPFIVNNPGEAAAAKRRLGAVTIGHLTPPLRAAGSHGAVTELDRLVDEFAAADGLDRRRTAILKREILDRAGATGLLEESGVTREMDEDTALARLDAYLCDVKDLQIREGLHIFGQAPTPERRESLLDALIRSCPGSDREALGADLDRSAPGEAAALLAALDGRFIAPGPAGAPTRGRADVLPTGRNLYAIDPRAVPSRSALVLAQKAAEDLLRRHLQDHGDWPRSLVLDLWGSATMRTGGEELALALVLMGARPVWDHGSARVTGIEILTIAEIDRPRVDVTLRISGLFRDAFEAQITLFDQAVQAIARRDETAEWNPLAALTRDLDGDDFRRATTRIYGAAPGAYGSGVTQRVEHGDWQTRADLGRDYLAASTAAFGRDLDGTADAAGFAQRVAGADGFVHVHDNPEIDIFESLDVAVHAGGFAAAAASLGNVPALYHADTTAPDTPKTRGVIEEVTRIVRGRAANPAWIVGMMAHGYRGAAEIARTVEPLFAFAATLPDRLDRQFDLLFDATIGDERVDGFLNSANPDARRAMEQRFAEAVRRGLWQPRRNAVAARLGGAA
- a CDS encoding precorrin-3B synthase codes for the protein MTATLVKGWCPSLGTPMESGDGWIVRVKPPGSRLSAGDVRALAGAAAGNGLVDLTGRSNIQFRGFRREAIADFASLVVARGLGVAAVAVEQIRSVMVAPLAGERALSVAKAIEAGLAADPVFQALPPKFGFAVTGDGGLPIALDTADVTVDLDSNTIVIPAKAGIHSGAARDVTMDPGLRRDDGSEVALRLARAFLREAPPARRMRQVDANRVFAFAGLEPAPNDTKRAIPAIGALPDHGAVVVGLPFGQITVRDLARLADLAGDSMLHLCPWRAIAIRGDVPALIEGARRLGLVTDAADPRLRIVACTGKPGCPNGSVPTRADAAWAAHMDLVPAGATLHLSGCPKGCAHPNPATAVLTGRGGLYDLILGGRADGAPLATGLSMEEAGDLLTSLLESRVL
- a CDS encoding precorrin-8X methylmutase, encoding MTTRYDYIHDGPAIYAESFATIRREARLDGFTPAQEKVVVRMIHACGMVEIAPDVVFSADFTDSAKAALQAGAPILCDAKMVANGITKARLPARNEIICLLDDPRVPALAAQIGNTRSAAALDLWGERMGGAVVAIGNAPTALFRLLELVDAGAPRPAAVIGLPVGFVGAAESKEALARHGQLPYVTLPGRRGGSAMTVAAVNALGSEAE
- a CDS encoding precorrin-2 C(20)-methyltransferase, which produces MMGGTLYGVGIGPGDPELMTLKAARIIGAAPVIAFFCKAGRPGHARQIADGHLNPAAELLRLEYPFTTELSLEDPRYLAEIGLFYDAAAIQVGERLIAGQDVAVICEGDPFFYGSFMYLFDRLRQAHKTEVIPGITGMGGCWTRAHAPITHGDDVLTVLPGTLSAEAMAARLAGADAAVIMKVGRNLPKIRAALATAGLAERAIYVERGTMAEERIMALSEMTEAVAPYFALVLVPGRQRAR